Below is a window of Penaeus vannamei isolate JL-2024 chromosome 34, ASM4276789v1, whole genome shotgun sequence DNA.
ATCATATAGATAACTTCAGAAGTGCTgaatcacaaacaaaacaaatttaCAGAGGACATTGCATGTACCTGGTGCTAATAGATTCAGGTAAATAGCACGAGAGGAATTGATGATTGAGTGGAcattagacacacacgcatgcacccccccacacacacacacactcactcacacacacacacacacacacacacacacacacacacacacacacacacacacacacacacacacacacacacacacacacacacacacacacacacacacacacacatacacacacacacacacacacacacacacacacacacacacacacacacacacacacacacacacacacacacacacacacacacacacacacacacacacacacacacacacacacacacacacacacacacacacacacacacacacacacacatacacacacatacacacacacacacacacacacacacacacacacacacacacacacacacacacacacacacacacacacacacacacacacacacacacatacacacacacacacacaagtactgtTTTTAAAAGTAAATATCTGAACAAATGGTCTTTGATATATTTGAATAAAGTGAATGTAGAAATAAGATTAATGGCATTGGTGATCTGATGTCTTTCTCAAATCTAAATATGGCATCAAATTTGTTTCAGTTGCTTCTTAAGTCTGGTGCGTCTGTAACAGCAAAGACAGTAGATGGTTGGACAGCACTACACTCAGCTTGCCGATGGAATCACTACAGATGCGCCGTTGTTCTGATTGAGGGTGGAAGTGATGTCAATGCAGTGTCCAACAGTGGTCAGACGCCTCTCCATATCGCAGCAACCAACCCAAAGGCTCATGAGACTTTACAGCTCTTGCTCATGAACAAGCTCATGAAACCACACATAAAGAATAGTGTTGGCGAGACGGCAGAGGATCTGGCCATCAGGAATGGACCCTATGGCTATCTGTTCGAAGTGATCAATCCAGTGTTAAATGAGTACGAGCAACAGGAGTAGGAATAGAGAATTGGATGTCAGAGGCTTTGGTCACATTTCATTAATTGCGTGACTGCTTTTAACTGAGTTTGTTATGCATCtaggatttatttatatttttagggTGATTGATTTTTTTTGAAGGCCCGCCCCCCCAGAGAACGCTGTTTGACTGGGAACAGACTTTATACTGACAGGTTTAGTGTAGCTAAATAAGGACTGTGAATAAAAAATGGCTAGCAGTGTAGTGAGGTACGGCTTACGCATGCGAGAGACTTTCAGCGTAGTCAACCAAGATGTGGCACAGTGGTTCCCTGGACACATGGCCAAGGGGCTCAACCAGATGCAGAGGAAACTGAAAAGCGTCGACTGCATCGTGGAAGTTCATGACGCGAGGATTCCCATCTCGGGGAGAAACCCTTTATTCGAGCGCACCCTCTCAGCAATAAAACCCCATGTGTTAGTCCTCAATAAAATGGACCTGGCTGACTTGAGGCACAGGAACAGCATTGTCAAGCACCACACCAAGGAGGGCATCAAACATGTTATTTTCACCAACTGCAAGCGGCCCGAGAGTCGCGGGATCAAGAGCATTATCCCTACCGTAGCAGAGATGATTAAGAACACGGAGCGGTATAACCGGTCGGAGGAGACAGTGTATCAGCTTATGGTCATTGGCGTGCCAAATGTTGGCAAGTCCTCGCTCATCAATGCTCTGAGGGCCAAGTACCTACGGAAAAGCAAAGCCACCCAAGTTGGAGGGCTTCCTGGCATCACCCAGAGTGTGCTGGAGAAGATAAAagtaagattctctctctctctctctctctctctctctctctctctctctctctctctctctctctctctctctctctctctctctctctctctctcttcctccctccctccctccctccctccctgcctccctccctccctctctctcttcctccctccctctctctctctctctctctctctctctctctctctctctctctctctctctctctctctctctctctctctctctctctctctccctccctccctccctccctccctccctccctccctcctccctccctccctccctccctccctctctcctctccctccctccctccctccctccctccctccctccctccctccctccctccctccctccctccctccctccctccctccctccctccctcctccatccttcccttctccctcccttctccctccctcctcccccctcccccctcccctttttgtttcttttattgccTAGAATATTTTGTCATATAATTTTCCTGAGCAGTACTGTAAACAAAAAGTGCATGTAAGGTCTTTGGTACTAGGCTAAGTGCAGTAGTCTGTGAGAGGTCTAGTGATACCTAATTTAGTTTGCCTCATACCctctttatcatttgtattacaaCTGCCTCATTTCTCTTtaatcatctcccccccccttttttttttttttttggctaataGGTTTGCGAAGATCCAAAGGTGTACCTCCTGGACACCCCAGGAGTGTTGGCCCCAAAAATCCGGGACGTGGAGACAGGGCTCAAACTAGCTCTGGCGGCAACCATTAAGGATCACCTTGTTGGAGAGGAGAACATCGCAGACTATCTCCTCTACAGGTCTGGGTCTGGAAatgtttttcttgtcattttgtgTGTTCTGGGTattgagaaaaaatggaaaatggaacatatgtttttttatttactacacctgtttgtttttcttttgccaTTAAATTCTAAATAATCTGTGTGCatgatgttaattttttttagTTCAAACATGCAGggattgtgatgatagtgaatACAATTGTCattcatttttatccttttataggaaataaagattttttttagattGGGAACACCAGAGGAGGCTAAGATATCAGTAatatgatgtgatttttttttcattaattaattactttatttatttattattattatttttttttcatggtttGGTAATCAGTGTAGAATGAAAGCGTAGACTGATAAATGGATATGAAGATGTGAACAACAAtttttgaatttgtttttttgtAGTTTATCAAATATAAGCTTTTTCTTGAGAGGTAGAATATGCTAATAGGTCCCTCCTTCTTAGATTGAATAAAAATGGGAATCACTCGTACGTCAAATATCTAAACCTCGAGGAACCCACAGACAACATTCGGCAGCTTTTAGGACTTGCAGCTGTAAAGTAAGTATATCTGCCTGTACgttagagaatgtgtgtgtgtgtgtgtgtgtgtgtgtgtgtgtgtgtgtgtgtgtgtgtg
It encodes the following:
- the LOC113809317 gene encoding mitochondrial ribosome-associated GTPase 1, which produces MASSVVRYGLRMRETFSVVNQDVAQWFPGHMAKGLNQMQRKLKSVDCIVEVHDARIPISGRNPLFERTLSAIKPHVLVLNKMDLADLRHRNSIVKHHTKEGIKHVIFTNCKRPESRGIKSIIPTVAEMIKNTERYNRSEETVYQLMVIGVPNVGKSSLINALRAKYLRKSKATQVGGLPGITQSVLEKIKVCEDPKVYLLDTPGVLAPKIRDVETGLKLALAATIKDHLVGEENIADYLLYRLNKNGNHSYVKYLNLEEPTDNIRQLLGLAAVNNGWKRKVRTQSGTQVIPDLQLSASKFIKGFRMGVFGPMILDDLENMKD
- the LOC113809318 gene encoding ankyrin repeat domain-containing protein 49 isoform X1, which produces MSGSSENEEGAEASEVLEEPERPTEWTSGWDDECNDVEDDPDPHGAWKDRGTPLATPEREILWACENGKQSIIENILEHHPEAINATDSDGYTPLHRAAYSDHVEIVKLLLKSGASVTAKTVDGWTALHSACRWNHYRCAVVLIEGGSDVNAVSNSGQTPLHIAATNPKAHETLQLLLMNKLMKPHIKNSVGETAEDLAIRNGPYGYLFEVINPVLNEYEQQE
- the LOC113809318 gene encoding ankyrin repeat domain-containing protein 49 isoform X2, with the protein product MSGSSENEEGAEASEVLEEPERPTEWTSGWDDECNDVEDDPDPHATPEREILWACENGKQSIIENILEHHPEAINATDSDGYTPLHRAAYSDHVEIVKLLLKSGASVTAKTVDGWTALHSACRWNHYRCAVVLIEGGSDVNAVSNSGQTPLHIAATNPKAHETLQLLLMNKLMKPHIKNSVGETAEDLAIRNGPYGYLFEVINPVLNEYEQQE